One Malus sylvestris chromosome 14, drMalSylv7.2, whole genome shotgun sequence DNA segment encodes these proteins:
- the LOC126598800 gene encoding uncharacterized protein LOC126598800 isoform X1 yields MGKVLDSNFLALTAIVTVGYQLLFFIITALLKFDKVTDFAGSTNFVILAILTLVVKGSWHFRQVVLSLLVIIWGLRLGLFLLMRILQWVEDRRFDEMRGNIGKLAVFWIFQAVWVWTVSLPVTVANASNRKPSLQAVDIIGWVIWFVGFSVEAAADQQKLTFKGSPQNRGKWCNVGLWKYTRHPNYFGEIFLWWGVFIASTPVLKGAEWLVIFGPIFLTLLLLFISGIPMLEDSADKKFGNVDEYRLYKRSTSPLIPLPPAIYKNLPLWFKSTFLFEFPLYSRNLPREEPNWCRTSPVERRSDGLKIG; encoded by the exons ATGGGAAAAGTCTTGGATTCCAATTTCTTAGCTCTCACTGCTATTGTCACT GTGGGGTATCAGTTGTTGTTCTTCATAATTACTGCTCTTCTCAAGTTCGACAAAGTCACTGACTTTGCTG GAAGTACCAATTTTGTTATACTTGCTATTCTGACTTTGGTTGTGAAGGGGTCATGGCATTTTAGACAG GTAGTGTTGAGTTTGCTTGTGATAATATGGGGTCTTCGCCTCGGGTTGTTCCTACTGATGAG GATTTTGCAATGGGTAGAGGATCGGCGTTTTGATGAAATGCGTGGTAATATAGGGAAGTTGGCAGTTTTCTGGATATTTCAG GCTGTGTGGGTATGGACTGTGAGTTTACCTGTAACAGTTGCTAATGCAAGCAACAGAAAACCATCACTCCAAGCCGTGGACATAATTGGATGGGTTATATGGTTTGTCGGTTTTTCAGTTGAAGCTGCAGCGGATCAGCAAAAACTGACATTCAAAGGTTCACCACAAAATAGAGGAAAGTGGTGCAATGTCGGACTATGGAAATACACTCGCCATCCAAACTATTTTGGTGAG ATATTCCTTTGGTGGGGAGTGTTTATTGCTTCCACGCCTGTATTGAAAGGTGCAGAGTGGCTGGTGATTTTTGGACCGATCTTTCTCACGTTGTTGCTTCTTTTCATCAGTGGCATACCGATGCTTGAG GACTCTGCAGATAAGAAGTTTGGAAACGTGGACGAATACAGGCTGTATAAAAGATCGACTAG CCCTCTGATTCCGCTACCTCCGGCTATATACAAGAACTTGCCATTGTGGTTCAAATCGACTTTTCTCTTTGAGTTTCCTCTCTACAGTCGTAATCTTCCTCGGGAAGAGCCAAACTG GTGTAGAACAAGCCCGGTAGAACGAAGAAGCGACGGATTGAAGATTGGCTAG
- the LOC126598802 gene encoding peptidyl-prolyl cis-trans isomerase FKBP17-2, chloroplastic-like, producing MASFGSTSPFISHSLTRPNHFSPSSSQTPLPPPKNLPPQPPHSPTPIQQLSTSSSEQPPTPVKEEQQKPSKTKTKADSTDWIASTLTRRFGIGAGLAWAAFLTVGVVSEQIKTRFEVSQQESNTRNAEKEEEVVLPNGIRYYEIRVSGGATPRLGDLVVIDLKGKVEGSELVFVDTFEREKKPLALVVGSRQPYSKGVCEGIEYMMRSMKEGSKRRVVVPPSLGFGENGADLGRGLQIPPSATLEYIIEVDRVSIASA from the exons ATGGCCTCCTTCGGTAGTACTTCCCCATTTATCTCCCACTCTCTAACAAGACCAAACCACTTCTCTCCTTCCTCATCACAAACGCCGCTGCCTCCGCCAAAAAATCTTCCTCCACAACCGCCTCATTCTCCGACACCAATTCAGCAGCTCAGCACAAGTTCATCCGAGCAGCCGCCGACGCCGGTAAAAGAAGAGCAGCAAAAGCCATCCAAGACCAAAACCAAGGCAGACTCCACAGACTGGATAGCTTCCACGTTGACCAGAAGGTTTGGGATTGGTGCTGGCCTTGCTTGGGCTgcctttctcacagttggtgttGTTTCTGAGCAAATTAAAACCCGCTTTGAAGTCTCCCAACAAGAATCAAACACAag GAATGctgagaaagaagaagaggtggTGTTACCTAATGGCATAAG ATACTACGAGATAAGAGTGAGCGGCGGAGCTACTCCGAGGCTGGGGGACTTGGTGGTGATCGACCTGAAGGGGAAAGTAGAAGGCAGCGAACTAGTTTTTGTGGACACATTTGAGCGGGAGAAGAAGCCATTGGCTCTGGTGGTGGGGTCCAGGCAGCCATACAGCAAAGGAGTATGTGAAGGGATAGAGTATATGATGAGATCCATGAAGGAAGGTAGCAAAAGGAGAGTGGTGGTTCCTCCAAGCTTGGGGTTTGGAGAAAATGGTGCAGATTTGGGTCGTGGTCTGCAAATTCCTCCTTCTGCAACCCTAGAGTATATTATTGAGGTTGATAGAGTCTCAATTGCATCTGCATGA
- the LOC126598798 gene encoding probable serine/threonine-protein kinase SIS8 isoform X2 — protein MDGFYDLYGILTESTSERMPSLVDLQGTPLSDSVTWEAVLVNRAADAKLLKLEQVALEMAVKSSSDPLAFLNSNLVRKLALLVADHMGGPVANPENMLREWQNLSYSLKGTIGSMVLPLGSLTIGLARHRALLFKVLADSVSIPCQLVKGQQYTGSSDVAMNFVKVDDREYIVDLMADPGTLIPSDAAGSHIEYDESYFSASPLSRDIDSSHVASSSSGVGSSFEEHSDFGTLEKKSRLRNFASSARDSEEREEPASHDLPRPTEFEEQPKMPSDEFRYASDVEKMLVQELPEKPNYPFAHTRSPSWTEGVRSPAVNKKQVKDVSKYMIVAAKENPNLAQKLHDVLRESGVVAPPNLFREIYPEELDVSTVETKCRAEDKNENKERFGTQKFKSQDDKRPAHFLPPLPQQRVNLKASTSGQPEILKPVEGLGVNLTLDTRDVTGQNISSQSEASPVKYTNNVPVAAAAAAAAAVVASSMVVAAAKTSTDTSLELPVAAAATATAAAVVATTVAVSKQYEPGMRSDGDSESGGFEPRGSGGREHDASGVNSEGERISDRSAGNESTKSDVTIDDVADCEIPWEDITLGERIGLGSYGEVYHGDWHGTEVAVKKFLDQDLLGESLDEFRSEVRMMKRLRHPNVVLFMGAITRTPNLSIVTEFLPRGSLYRLLHRPNNQLDERRRLRMALDAARGMNYLHNCTPVIVHRDLKSPNLLVDRNWVVKVCDFGLSRMKNSTFLSSRSTAGTAEWMAPEVLRNEPSDEKCDVYSYGVILWELSTMQQPWGGMNPMQVVGAVGFQHRRLDIPDNIDPAIADLIRKCWQTDPKLRPSFAEIMAILKPLQKPISRSGQT, from the exons ATGGATGGTTTCTATGATCTGTATGGAATTTTGACGGAGTCAACCTCCGAAAGAATGCCTTCCCTTGTTGATCTGCAAGGAACACCTTTGTCAGATAGTGTCACCTGGGAAGCAGTTTTGGTCAATAGAGCTGCCGATGCGAAGTTGTTGAAACTTGAACAGGTGGCCCTAGAAATGGCTGTAAAGTCAAGTTCAGATCCTCTGGCTTTTCTAAATAGCAATCTGGTGCGAAAACTTGCTCTTTTAGTTGCTGACCATATGGGTGGACCAGTTGCGAATCCTGAAAACATGTTGAGAGAATGGCAAAATCTTAGTTACAGTTTGAAAGGAACCATTGGTAGCATGGTTTTGCCACTTGGTTCTCTGACGATTGGATTAGCTCGACATCGTGCATTGTTGTTCAAG GTTTTGGCTGATAGTGTGAGCATCCCATGCCAGTTGGTGAAAGGACAACAATACACCGGGTCCAGTGATGTGGCAATGAACTTTGTAAAAGTTGATGATAG GGAGTATATTGTTGATCTGATGGCAGACCCTGGCACACTTATTCCATCTGATGCAGCTGGATCACATATAGAATATGATGAATCTTACTTTTCTGCCAGTCCTTTGTCTAGAGACATTGATTCCTCTCATGTTGCTTCTTCCAGTAGTGGAGTTGGGAGTTCGTTTGAAGAACATTCAGACTTTGGTACATTAGAGAAGAAATCCAGGTTAAGGAATTTTGCTTCTTCCGCAAGGGATTCcgaagagagagaagaaccaGCTTCTCATGATCTACCCAGACCAACTGAATTCGAGGAACAACCCAAGATGCCTTCAGATGAATTTAGATATGCCTCTGACGTAGAAAAGATGCTGGTGCAGGAACTTCCAGAAAAGCCAAATTATCCTTTTGCGCATACGAGATCCCCTTCATGGACTGAAGGTGTTAGATCTCCAGCCGTTAATAAAAAGCAGGTTAAGGATGTTTCTAAATACATGATTGTTGCTGCCAAGGAGAATCCAAATCTAGCTCAAAAGCTTCATGATGTTTTACGTGAGAGTGGTGTTGTTGCTCCCCCGAACTTGTTTAGGGAAATATATCCAGAGGAGTTAGATGTGTCAACAGTCGAGACCAAATGCCGGGCAGAAGATAAGAACGAAAATAAAGAAAGGTTTGGAacacaaaaatttaaaagtCAAGATGATAAAAGGCCAGCTCACTTTCTGCCTCCTTTGCCTCAGCAAAGGGTGAATCTTAAAGCTAGTACTTCCGGTCAACCGGAGATTCTTAAGCCTGTGGAAGGTTTAGGCGTCAACCTTACACTTGATACGAGGGACGTAACTGGCCAGAATATCTCATCACAGTCCGAAGCATCTCCAGTTAAATATACAAATAATGTCCCTGTTGCTGCAGCAGCGGCGGCCGCAGCAGCTGTTGTTGCATCATCTATGGTAGTTGCTGCAGCAAAAACAAGTACTGACACAAGTCTCGAACTTCCTGTGGCAGCTGCTGCCACTGCTACTGCTGCAGCTGTGGTTGCAACAACCGTAGCTGTCAGTAAGCAATATGAGCCGGGCATGAGAAGTGATGGAGATTCAGAAAGTGGTGGTTTTGAACCAAGGGGCAGTGGTGGCCGTGAGCATGATGCTTCGGGAGTTAATTCAGAAGGCGAGCGAATATCAGATCGATCAGCAGGTAATGAAAGCACTAAATCTGATGTCACAATTGATGATGTTGCAGACTGCGAGATTCCATGGGAGGACATCACCTTGGGTGAACGTATTGGACTTG GATCGTATGGGGAGGTCTATCATGGAGACTGGCATGGCACT GAGGTTGCTGTGAAGAAGTTTCTAGACCAAGACTTATTGGGCGAATCACTTGATGAATTCAGAAGTGAG GTTCGGATGATGAAAAGACTCAGGCATCCTAATGTTGTTCTCTTCATGGGTGCGATAACTCGCACTCCAAATCTTTCCATTGTTACAGAATTTCTTCCAAG AGGTAGTTTATACAGGTTATTACACCGGCCTAACAATCAATTAGATGAGCGGAGGCGCTTGAGGATGGCTCTTGATGCT GCTCGCGGAATGAATTACTTGCATAACTGCACTCCAGTAATTGTACACCgtgatttgaagtctccaaatCTTCTTGTCGATAGGAACTGGGTAGTGAAG GTCTGTGATTTTGGATTATCACGAATGAAGAACAGCACATTTCTCTCCTCGAGGTCGACTGCAGGGACG GCTGAATGGATGGCTCCGGAAGTGCTAAGAAATGAACCTTCGGATGAAAA ATGCGATGTTTATAGCTACGGGGTCATTTTATGGGAGCTCTCTACGATGCAACAGCCATGGGGAGGAATGAACCCAATGCAAGTTGTTGGTGCAGTTGGATTTCAACATCGCCGTCTTGATATTCCAGATAATATAGATCCTGCAATTGCAGATCTCATTCGAAAATGCTGGCAAAC AGATCCAAAATTGAGACCGTCGTTTGCTGAGATCATGGCAATTCTGAAACCGTTGCAGAAGCCGATAAGTAGAAGTGGACAGACCTAG
- the LOC126598798 gene encoding probable serine/threonine-protein kinase SIS8 isoform X1, protein MKNLLKKLHIMSNQSEDSEGSAASSRGRKSISKSSPETERLLHSRSHQGSEHKPFSGISGWLNSVANKHGPSPPSSSNVNRAARVEQPPDAAVSGSGLDVVSDTGRRDSGSSTSRDADIAEEYQIQLALELSAREDPEAVQIEAVKQISLGSCAPDNTPAEVIAYRYWNYNALSYDDKVMDGFYDLYGILTESTSERMPSLVDLQGTPLSDSVTWEAVLVNRAADAKLLKLEQVALEMAVKSSSDPLAFLNSNLVRKLALLVADHMGGPVANPENMLREWQNLSYSLKGTIGSMVLPLGSLTIGLARHRALLFKVLADSVSIPCQLVKGQQYTGSSDVAMNFVKVDDREYIVDLMADPGTLIPSDAAGSHIEYDESYFSASPLSRDIDSSHVASSSSGVGSSFEEHSDFGTLEKKSRLRNFASSARDSEEREEPASHDLPRPTEFEEQPKMPSDEFRYASDVEKMLVQELPEKPNYPFAHTRSPSWTEGVRSPAVNKKQVKDVSKYMIVAAKENPNLAQKLHDVLRESGVVAPPNLFREIYPEELDVSTVETKCRAEDKNENKERFGTQKFKSQDDKRPAHFLPPLPQQRVNLKASTSGQPEILKPVEGLGVNLTLDTRDVTGQNISSQSEASPVKYTNNVPVAAAAAAAAAVVASSMVVAAAKTSTDTSLELPVAAAATATAAAVVATTVAVSKQYEPGMRSDGDSESGGFEPRGSGGREHDASGVNSEGERISDRSAGNESTKSDVTIDDVADCEIPWEDITLGERIGLGSYGEVYHGDWHGTEVAVKKFLDQDLLGESLDEFRSEVRMMKRLRHPNVVLFMGAITRTPNLSIVTEFLPRGSLYRLLHRPNNQLDERRRLRMALDAARGMNYLHNCTPVIVHRDLKSPNLLVDRNWVVKVCDFGLSRMKNSTFLSSRSTAGTAEWMAPEVLRNEPSDEKCDVYSYGVILWELSTMQQPWGGMNPMQVVGAVGFQHRRLDIPDNIDPAIADLIRKCWQTDPKLRPSFAEIMAILKPLQKPISRSGQT, encoded by the exons ATGAAGAACCTTCTTAAGAAACTGCATATCATGTCCAACCAATCAGAAGATTCGGAAGGGTCTGCAGCTTCATCAAGGGGCCGAAAGTCTATTAGCAAGTCATCCCCCGAAACCGAAAGGCTTTTGCACTCGAGGTCCCATCAGGGTTCTGAGCATAAACCCTTCTCGGGGATTTCGGGTTGGTTGAATTCAGTTGCCAATAAGCATGGCCCTAGTCCCCCATCATCTTCAAATGTCAACAGGGCAGCGAGAGTGGAGCAGCCACCTGATGCAGCTGTTAGTGGGAGTGGTTTAGATGTTGTTTCGGATACAGGTAGGCGCGATTCGGGGTCTAGTACCTCGAGGGATGCTGATATAGCAGAAGAGTATCAGATTCAATTGGCTTTGGAATTGAGTGCTAGGGAGGATCCAGAGGCAGTTCAGATTGAGGCTGTTAAGCAGATTAGCTTGGGGTCTTGTGCTCCTGATAATACTCCAGCTGAAGTTATAGCATACCGCTATTGG AATTACAATGCTCTTAGCTATGATGACAAGGTCATGGATGGTTTCTATGATCTGTATGGAATTTTGACGGAGTCAACCTCCGAAAGAATGCCTTCCCTTGTTGATCTGCAAGGAACACCTTTGTCAGATAGTGTCACCTGGGAAGCAGTTTTGGTCAATAGAGCTGCCGATGCGAAGTTGTTGAAACTTGAACAGGTGGCCCTAGAAATGGCTGTAAAGTCAAGTTCAGATCCTCTGGCTTTTCTAAATAGCAATCTGGTGCGAAAACTTGCTCTTTTAGTTGCTGACCATATGGGTGGACCAGTTGCGAATCCTGAAAACATGTTGAGAGAATGGCAAAATCTTAGTTACAGTTTGAAAGGAACCATTGGTAGCATGGTTTTGCCACTTGGTTCTCTGACGATTGGATTAGCTCGACATCGTGCATTGTTGTTCAAG GTTTTGGCTGATAGTGTGAGCATCCCATGCCAGTTGGTGAAAGGACAACAATACACCGGGTCCAGTGATGTGGCAATGAACTTTGTAAAAGTTGATGATAG GGAGTATATTGTTGATCTGATGGCAGACCCTGGCACACTTATTCCATCTGATGCAGCTGGATCACATATAGAATATGATGAATCTTACTTTTCTGCCAGTCCTTTGTCTAGAGACATTGATTCCTCTCATGTTGCTTCTTCCAGTAGTGGAGTTGGGAGTTCGTTTGAAGAACATTCAGACTTTGGTACATTAGAGAAGAAATCCAGGTTAAGGAATTTTGCTTCTTCCGCAAGGGATTCcgaagagagagaagaaccaGCTTCTCATGATCTACCCAGACCAACTGAATTCGAGGAACAACCCAAGATGCCTTCAGATGAATTTAGATATGCCTCTGACGTAGAAAAGATGCTGGTGCAGGAACTTCCAGAAAAGCCAAATTATCCTTTTGCGCATACGAGATCCCCTTCATGGACTGAAGGTGTTAGATCTCCAGCCGTTAATAAAAAGCAGGTTAAGGATGTTTCTAAATACATGATTGTTGCTGCCAAGGAGAATCCAAATCTAGCTCAAAAGCTTCATGATGTTTTACGTGAGAGTGGTGTTGTTGCTCCCCCGAACTTGTTTAGGGAAATATATCCAGAGGAGTTAGATGTGTCAACAGTCGAGACCAAATGCCGGGCAGAAGATAAGAACGAAAATAAAGAAAGGTTTGGAacacaaaaatttaaaagtCAAGATGATAAAAGGCCAGCTCACTTTCTGCCTCCTTTGCCTCAGCAAAGGGTGAATCTTAAAGCTAGTACTTCCGGTCAACCGGAGATTCTTAAGCCTGTGGAAGGTTTAGGCGTCAACCTTACACTTGATACGAGGGACGTAACTGGCCAGAATATCTCATCACAGTCCGAAGCATCTCCAGTTAAATATACAAATAATGTCCCTGTTGCTGCAGCAGCGGCGGCCGCAGCAGCTGTTGTTGCATCATCTATGGTAGTTGCTGCAGCAAAAACAAGTACTGACACAAGTCTCGAACTTCCTGTGGCAGCTGCTGCCACTGCTACTGCTGCAGCTGTGGTTGCAACAACCGTAGCTGTCAGTAAGCAATATGAGCCGGGCATGAGAAGTGATGGAGATTCAGAAAGTGGTGGTTTTGAACCAAGGGGCAGTGGTGGCCGTGAGCATGATGCTTCGGGAGTTAATTCAGAAGGCGAGCGAATATCAGATCGATCAGCAGGTAATGAAAGCACTAAATCTGATGTCACAATTGATGATGTTGCAGACTGCGAGATTCCATGGGAGGACATCACCTTGGGTGAACGTATTGGACTTG GATCGTATGGGGAGGTCTATCATGGAGACTGGCATGGCACT GAGGTTGCTGTGAAGAAGTTTCTAGACCAAGACTTATTGGGCGAATCACTTGATGAATTCAGAAGTGAG GTTCGGATGATGAAAAGACTCAGGCATCCTAATGTTGTTCTCTTCATGGGTGCGATAACTCGCACTCCAAATCTTTCCATTGTTACAGAATTTCTTCCAAG AGGTAGTTTATACAGGTTATTACACCGGCCTAACAATCAATTAGATGAGCGGAGGCGCTTGAGGATGGCTCTTGATGCT GCTCGCGGAATGAATTACTTGCATAACTGCACTCCAGTAATTGTACACCgtgatttgaagtctccaaatCTTCTTGTCGATAGGAACTGGGTAGTGAAG GTCTGTGATTTTGGATTATCACGAATGAAGAACAGCACATTTCTCTCCTCGAGGTCGACTGCAGGGACG GCTGAATGGATGGCTCCGGAAGTGCTAAGAAATGAACCTTCGGATGAAAA ATGCGATGTTTATAGCTACGGGGTCATTTTATGGGAGCTCTCTACGATGCAACAGCCATGGGGAGGAATGAACCCAATGCAAGTTGTTGGTGCAGTTGGATTTCAACATCGCCGTCTTGATATTCCAGATAATATAGATCCTGCAATTGCAGATCTCATTCGAAAATGCTGGCAAAC AGATCCAAAATTGAGACCGTCGTTTGCTGAGATCATGGCAATTCTGAAACCGTTGCAGAAGCCGATAAGTAGAAGTGGACAGACCTAG
- the LOC126598800 gene encoding uncharacterized protein LOC126598800 isoform X2 encodes MGKVLDSNFLALTAIVTVGYQLLFFIITALLKFDKVTDFAGSTNFVILAILTLVVKGSWHFRQVVLSLLVIIWGLRLGLFLLMRILQWVEDRRFDEMRGNIGKLAVFWIFQAVWVWTVSLPVTVANASNRKPSLQAVDIIGWVIWFVGFSVEAAADQQKLTFKGSPQNRGKWCNVGLWKYTRHPNYFGEIFLWWGVFIASTPVLKGAEWLVIFGPIFLTLLLLFISGIPMLEDSADKKFGNVDEYRLYKRSTSPLIPLPPAIYKNLPLWFKSTFLFEFPLYSRNLPREEPN; translated from the exons ATGGGAAAAGTCTTGGATTCCAATTTCTTAGCTCTCACTGCTATTGTCACT GTGGGGTATCAGTTGTTGTTCTTCATAATTACTGCTCTTCTCAAGTTCGACAAAGTCACTGACTTTGCTG GAAGTACCAATTTTGTTATACTTGCTATTCTGACTTTGGTTGTGAAGGGGTCATGGCATTTTAGACAG GTAGTGTTGAGTTTGCTTGTGATAATATGGGGTCTTCGCCTCGGGTTGTTCCTACTGATGAG GATTTTGCAATGGGTAGAGGATCGGCGTTTTGATGAAATGCGTGGTAATATAGGGAAGTTGGCAGTTTTCTGGATATTTCAG GCTGTGTGGGTATGGACTGTGAGTTTACCTGTAACAGTTGCTAATGCAAGCAACAGAAAACCATCACTCCAAGCCGTGGACATAATTGGATGGGTTATATGGTTTGTCGGTTTTTCAGTTGAAGCTGCAGCGGATCAGCAAAAACTGACATTCAAAGGTTCACCACAAAATAGAGGAAAGTGGTGCAATGTCGGACTATGGAAATACACTCGCCATCCAAACTATTTTGGTGAG ATATTCCTTTGGTGGGGAGTGTTTATTGCTTCCACGCCTGTATTGAAAGGTGCAGAGTGGCTGGTGATTTTTGGACCGATCTTTCTCACGTTGTTGCTTCTTTTCATCAGTGGCATACCGATGCTTGAG GACTCTGCAGATAAGAAGTTTGGAAACGTGGACGAATACAGGCTGTATAAAAGATCGACTAG CCCTCTGATTCCGCTACCTCCGGCTATATACAAGAACTTGCCATTGTGGTTCAAATCGACTTTTCTCTTTGAGTTTCCTCTCTACAGTCGTAATCTTCCTCGGGAAGAGCCAAACTG A